GATAGGCAAAGTAAAGGGTCGAACTATGAACGGGCAGGACCTTGGCGCAGCGCAAGCGGCCTGCAAGAAGGACGGAATCCAACTGTACACCCTCACTCATAGTGGAAGGGGCAGAATCCCGTTGAGCTTGAACAAGGGCCAATGGGTAGCCGGAGTGACGCCGGGAGAGGGAAGAGGTCCCGGCCTGAATGCCAATCTCTACGTCCCGAAGCCAATCCCGACGTTGCAGACCTCGCCTGGCCACAAGGCCGTCTCACTCGCCGAGCTTGTCCGGCGGTCCGCCACGGTGCGGAATCGGCAATAGTATGGGCATGGGTCTCAACTCCATGCACCGCCCAGTGGACCAGGGGAACACGATTCCCGGCAAGCCGGGATCTCCGCTGCGCTCCGAGATCGTGATCAAGAATGCCGATAAGCCATTGCTTCCGCTCCTCGGCTCAAGAGTCTTAACCGGTTCTCAACCTCGGAATCGAGTCCTCTACGCTGCCGGGTCCGACCGCCCCGCCGCCAGGCCCTTGATTAAGAAAAAGTAAAGTCTCCGGCAGGGATCGCAATGCGGCGGCTGTTTCTCGCGTATAATTCCCCTGAGACCCCCGAAGGGGAGTAGCGCCTGCAAAATGCAGAGCCTCGGTCGTCAGTTCGCTCGAAAGAGCCGGCCCGGCAGGAAGCGCAAGACCTTCACCGCAAGGCGCGTGAAGGTTTTTTTGTTGCCGGGCGGCGGGTTTTGGAGGACGATAATGAGTACGACTGAACCCATGACGGCGCGCGATGTCGAGCGCGCTTTGACCAGCACCGAGTTTGTGGCCGCGCTCCGCAGGCTCGCCGAAGCGATCGAACAGGGCATCCCCTTCGAGATTGAGGTGGAGGGCGAGAATGTTCAGGCTCCGATTGAGGCGCACTTCAGCATCGAGCACGAGCGCTCCGGCGCCGACGAGGAACTCGAATTCCAACTCAGGTGGTCCCTTGTTGCCACTTCCGAACCCCAGGACGAGCAGGAAACGGAGGAGGTCGCCGATGCGCTGTCCTAAGGGCTGGGTCCCCATCTGGGTCCCCCTCATTCGGGAGGGAACTGGGATCGACCCGTGTCGCGGCCTGCTCGGCAGACGGTTCGACTTCGACTAGGCGCATATGGAACTTGCAGGTGTTTCGATTTGGCTCTGGGCCGCATTTCTCGGAATCGTCGTGGGCTTTCTCGCGCTCGACCTGGGCGTCTTCCATCGGAAAGCCCACGAGGTCAGGATGCGCGAGGCTCTCGTTTGGACGGGAATCTGGATCACCGCTTCTCTGCTTTTCAGCGGGCTCCTCTTCTTCAGATGGGACCT
The genomic region above belongs to Candidatus Nitrosymbiomonas proteolyticus and contains:
- a CDS encoding amphi-Trp domain-containing protein, whose protein sequence is MTARDVERALTSTEFVAALRRLAEAIEQGIPFEIEVEGENVQAPIEAHFSIEHERSGADEELEFQLRWSLVATSEPQDEQETEEVADALS